The Paenibacillus yonginensis genome segment TTGAAGCGTTCAAGAACAGCAGGCCAATAAACGACATTCCACCAGTCCTTGATGTAATCGGCGCGTTTGTTCTGGTGTTTGAGGTAATAGGAATGCTCCCATACGTCGATCGGCAGCAGCGGAACCACATCCCATTGGGACAGGTTCTGGTGTTTCTCGGCCTGCAGAATCTCCAGCCGGCGGGCACGCGGGCTCCAGACGAGAATCGCCCAGCCGCCGCCTTCGACCTTCTCCGCAGCTTTAGAGAACTGCGCGTGGAAGGCTTCAAAGCTGCCGAAGTCGCGGTTGATTTGCTCGGCCAGCGCTCCGCTGGGTCTTCCGCCGCCCTTCGGATTCATCGTATCCCAATAAATCGTATGCAGGTAGTGTCCGGCCCCGTTAAAGGCCAGCTCGCGCTCCCAATGTTTGACCAAGTCGAAGTTGCCGGTTGTGCGGGCTTCCTCCAGCTTTTTCTCCGCTTTGTTCAGATCCTCTACATAAGTTAAATGGTGTTTGTCATGATGAATGCGGACCGTTGCCTCATCGATATGAGGCTCTAGCGCGTTATACGGATAAGGCAGGGGAGGAAGCCGGTGGCCGCCGATCGGCACGGCGCCATCCTTCACGCGTTGGCCCGGGGTTACGGCTGCTTCAGCGGACGCCTGCTCTTGAGCCTCGTGTGTGAGCTGCTGATCCAGCTTGCGCGAGTAGAAATCATTCCTCGGATTAGGCTGCAAATGGTAAGGGTCCACGGCAGGCGGAACCTGGGAGGCTGCCTGGGAGATCAAACCCGGCTGGTTGAGCGTCTCCAGAACGGCCAGGAAATACTCGGATTCGCGGATGATATGCAGCAGAACCACTTTGGCCAGCGGTACGCTCTGCACGGCCTGCGATTGCTGAAGAATCGCATCCAGCTGGCGAATCCACTCCTGAGATTGGCGGAATGCAGCAGCCAGCAGGCGTTCCGTCTGCTTGACCAGCTCCTCATTGGGCTGACTCTTCTGGGGAGCGGCCAGCGCGTACTGCAGAAGCGAATCGGCTGCGGATTCCGTGTCCCCGAAGACCTTGGCCCAGTCGTCCAGCAGCTTGACGTAAACGGGCTCCAGGGACGGGACGATCGCTTTTATGACATCAACATGCTCTTTCTCCTGCTGCTTCCAGAACCGGATTTCCTCCAGCACGCGGATCGGCAGATAAGGGCCATAAACGAATAACATGGATATAAAAACCCCTTCCGACATATATTCTTATTTCAGAATTATGCGACGAAGGGGTTGACTCATGCCTGGTTTTAAGTTAATTGTTAGCCGGCTGCTCTAAAGAGGCGTTGACCTGTCCTAGGAAGGTCGATACCCGGCGTAAATATTCCCGGGAATGCTCGCGGAAGATCAGCTCGTGGTGAGCTCCTTGCACGATCCAGACGCCGGAGAACGGGTTGGTCTGGTTGGCGGCGAGTTTCTCCGCAATCGGATAAGGGGCCTTCTCGTCTTCGGTGCCGTGGATAAAATAGATCGGAAATGGATAATCCTCTTTCTTCACTTCCGGATAAGGAATTTGCCGCAGGCTTGTTCCGTTCAGAACCGGGAGCAGCATCTCCAGAATTTCCAGCGAAGGATGCTCGGGCAGCGGCAGGTGCTGCTTCAGGTTATGATACAGCGTATCCGGTTCAAGCAGGAAGGTGCTGTCGAGAATCATGGCGTTCACGTCATTCGTGTGAAGTCCGGCCTGCAAGGCAGTCCCCGCTCCCATCGAAAATCCCCAGACAATGATTTCTTTAGCGCCTTTCTGCTTCACGTACTGAATGGCGCCAAGCAGCTGCTGGGCTTCTTTCTTGCCTCCTGTAGCAACTTCCTTGCTGTTCTGTGCGGCAAAGCCGTAATCAAACATCAATACATTGAAGTTGAGCTGATGGGCAAAATGGGCCAAATCATACATCGGAATCCAGGATTCCTCGCGATTGGCTCCGTATCCGTGGCTGAAGACGATCGTTTTATTGGAGCCTGCCGCCGGAATATACCAGCCATGCATCGTCCGGCTGTTGTCGAGCGCCTGGAAGTTCACGTCTTCATAGGCCATATTTTTGGCCAGCTTGGGATTGGAGTACAGCGGTGCAACAGTAGGATTGGACAGCACCCAGGCGATAAACCCGTGCAGGACGATAAAGCAGAAGATAAAGAAAAAGAGTATAGAAAGTCCCAAGGCGATCAGGACATGTTTGAATTTTATGAATTTGGCGGGAGTCCAGGGGCCTGCTTCCGCATGGGGACGAGAATCGATCTTTGGCCCGCGGCGAGTGGAATCTCTTCGATCTGCAGTATTATTCATCGAGTCCCTCCTTGCGCTGACAACCTCTTCAACTGAATCGGATTATGTCGAATAAAAGCGTATTATGCCTTTTTAATATAAATTATCGTAAGCTTGGGGTGGCTTAAAGTCAATGCTAATCAGCCATTTGCCAGGATATATGGGTTATGGACGGATTTGACGGTAACGTTTATAATTTATGTAACCATGTTTCATAGTATGAAACGAAGAGGTGTTGGGAGATGGAAGACCGGAAACTGACGGTACGCGCTGTTGAGCGGGCGCTTGATATATTAATGTGTTTTACCCAATCGGAAGAGCTGGGGCTTACTGAAATTGCCGCAGCGATTTCCCTGCATAAAAGCACGGTGCACCGCTTGCTGACCACCCTGGAGGAACGGGGGTTCGTGATCCGCGATAAGGCAACGGAGAAATACAGGCTCGGCATGAAAATTTGGGAGCTGTCGGCTCATTTGACGCATAATGACGACCCGGCCGTCCTGCTGCTTCCGGGGATGGAGAAGCTGAGGGATGCGGTTGGCGAGACCGTCAGCTTATATTTGCGGGATGGCAGCGACCGCTTGCGGATTCAGGCGGTTCAGAGCAATCAGGCGATTCGCCGGGTGGCACCGGTTGGTGCCCGGCTGCCGCTTTATGTCGGGGCCTCCAGCAAGGTGCTTGTGGCTTTTGAGGAAGAGGTTTTTACCCAGTCGCTGCTAAACGCGCCGGATTGGCCGGTGACGGTGGATCGGCAGCAGTACCGCGCCCAATTGGAGCAAATCCGGAAGCAAGGCTACGCTACGAGTTATGAGGAGCGGGAGCCGGGAGCTTCGGCGGTGGCTGCCCCCATCTTCGGGCGCTCCGGACAGCTGGCCGCTGCCCTTTCCGTCTCCGGTCCGGTCAGTAGACTGAACCCCGAGAAGCTGGAAGAGCTAGGTCCCATATTGGTGGAAGCGGCGAGAGAAATGGGGTATATGCTGCCCTGAACGGAACAGTACAAAGACGGCATCAGGTTGATTGGACCGTGCCGTCTTTGTTTTTTTTATTTGGATATTGGTTTATTGGCTGTCAGGTTTAGCTTCTTTGATCCAATTAGCGATATCCTGAATGATGGCTTTGGATACGTGGGAAGGGAGAACATATTCATTGCCTGTCGAGAGAGTATCGGTTTCAGCCAGCAGGTGATTGACCTTCGGATAAGATTTAAATACGACATCCCGATGACCGGCAAGGGCAGTCTGCCAGCCTTTGAACTCGCTCATCGGCACCTGCCAGTCGTTCTCGCCTTGCAGAATGAGCATCGGCCCGGTCTGCTCTTTGGCTAACTCCGCCGGTACATAATCCCTTTGCTCATACCACCAGTAAGCCGGAGGAACAGGGAAGCTTTCCGGCAGATGATCGACGGAATATTGCGGATCGTTCACAAGACCGGCGATTTGTTTCCAGGCGGCTGCCTGCTGTTCGTAAGGGGCAGTATCCTGGCCCAGCGACTCGATACGCTCCTTCAGCTCCTCCTGCTGGAGAACGGCCACATCGATAAAGCTGGAGCTTGGGGCGGAGAGCAGAAGGGTCCCCGCGATCTGATGGCTGGCTGAATCGGCTGCTTTGATCAGCGGCATGGCGAAGCCGCCCTGGCTGTGTCCGGCCACATAAATCCGGCTGGTGTCGATCTCCGGTACGGTGGTAAGCAGCTGTACGGCTTTGAGTGCATCGTCTACGGATTCGTTTCTTAAGGTGAAGTTTGGTTTAGCGGCAATTTTGAAAGTATGCTCATACGTAACCTTGTCGTATCTGACTGTGGCGATGCCTTGGGCTGCAAGGCCCGCAGCCAGATCGCGGAAGGGCTTGGCCCCATAAGCGCTGGAATCGAGATCCTGTGGTCCCGAGCCGTGCACAAGCACGACTGCCGGATAAGGGCCTTCGCTGCTGCCGCCAGCCGGCAGAGTAAGAACGCCGGGGAGGGCGTATTCCCCGCTGCCGATCGTCACCTCTTGCTCCGAATAGCTGGAGGCGTCGTCATAAGGCGCCTTCTGATAGGTATCCGGCGTTTCGGTCGCCAGATACAGATCGTCCACTTGTCCTGCAGGGTTCAGGCGGATGGTCAGAGTAAAAGGTGCCGCGGCGGCCTGAACCCTGTAAACGACGTTTTGATGCACGGCGTTTGCCGTCTGCGATTTAAGCGTGACCGCACCAGCTTTGCCGTATATCCGCTCATAATTGCTCCATAAGGACTGGAGCTGCTCGGGGGTTATGGCTTGCTGCAGAGCCGGACTGGCGAGCTGATAAGCCTCTTGACCCGAGCCTGCGGAGAGCAGGCTCATAAACCGGTCCGCAATCTTCGCTGCTGCAGCATCCTCCTTGCCGTCTGCAGAACCTCCTGTATTTCCTGCACTCCCTGAATTTCCTGTCTCCATATCCGCTTTTAATCCGAAGACCTCCCGCACCCAGCTTTCGGACATCCAGGTTTGGCCATTTCGGAATCCAGCCGGACCTGACTGGCTGTAGGTGATCTGCTTCCCGTTGAAGCTTG includes the following:
- a CDS encoding Fe-Mn family superoxide dismutase encodes the protein MLFVYGPYLPIRVLEEIRFWKQQEKEHVDVIKAIVPSLEPVYVKLLDDWAKVFGDTESAADSLLQYALAAPQKSQPNEELVKQTERLLAAAFRQSQEWIRQLDAILQQSQAVQSVPLAKVVLLHIIRESEYFLAVLETLNQPGLISQAASQVPPAVDPYHLQPNPRNDFYSRKLDQQLTHEAQEQASAEAAVTPGQRVKDGAVPIGGHRLPPLPYPYNALEPHIDEATVRIHHDKHHLTYVEDLNKAEKKLEEARTTGNFDLVKHWERELAFNGAGHYLHTIYWDTMNPKGGGRPSGALAEQINRDFGSFEAFHAQFSKAAEKVEGGGWAILVWSPRARRLEILQAEKHQNLSQWDVVPLLPIDVWEHSYYLKHQNKRADYIKDWWNVVYWPAVLERFKHARQLQWQPY
- a CDS encoding alpha/beta fold hydrolase yields the protein MKKELFSKKATAAALALGLILPAAGVAEAQADEAGQNTPASESAYPKPELKPVREIARSLGIQVDWRPADKSVTLTFGGQNLVLFPAKGEASFNGKQITYSQSGPAGFRNGQTWMSESWVREVFGLKADMETGNSGSAGNTGGSADGKEDAAAAKIADRFMSLLSAGSGQEAYQLASPALQQAITPEQLQSLWSNYERIYGKAGAVTLKSQTANAVHQNVVYRVQAAAAPFTLTIRLNPAGQVDDLYLATETPDTYQKAPYDDASSYSEQEVTIGSGEYALPGVLTLPAGGSSEGPYPAVVLVHGSGPQDLDSSAYGAKPFRDLAAGLAAQGIATVRYDKVTYEHTFKIAAKPNFTLRNESVDDALKAVQLLTTVPEIDTSRIYVAGHSQGGFAMPLIKAADSASHQIAGTLLLSAPSSSFIDVAVLQQEELKERIESLGQDTAPYEQQAAAWKQIAGLVNDPQYSVDHLPESFPVPPAYWWYEQRDYVPAELAKEQTGPMLILQGENDWQVPMSEFKGWQTALAGHRDVVFKSYPKVNHLLAETDTLSTGNEYVLPSHVSKAIIQDIANWIKEAKPDSQ
- a CDS encoding alpha/beta hydrolase; this translates as MNNTADRRDSTRRGPKIDSRPHAEAGPWTPAKFIKFKHVLIALGLSILFFFIFCFIVLHGFIAWVLSNPTVAPLYSNPKLAKNMAYEDVNFQALDNSRTMHGWYIPAAGSNKTIVFSHGYGANREESWIPMYDLAHFAHQLNFNVLMFDYGFAAQNSKEVATGGKKEAQQLLGAIQYVKQKGAKEIIVWGFSMGAGTALQAGLHTNDVNAMILDSTFLLEPDTLYHNLKQHLPLPEHPSLEILEMLLPVLNGTSLRQIPYPEVKKEDYPFPIYFIHGTEDEKAPYPIAEKLAANQTNPFSGVWIVQGAHHELIFREHSREYLRRVSTFLGQVNASLEQPANN
- a CDS encoding IclR family transcriptional regulator: MEDRKLTVRAVERALDILMCFTQSEELGLTEIAAAISLHKSTVHRLLTTLEERGFVIRDKATEKYRLGMKIWELSAHLTHNDDPAVLLLPGMEKLRDAVGETVSLYLRDGSDRLRIQAVQSNQAIRRVAPVGARLPLYVGASSKVLVAFEEEVFTQSLLNAPDWPVTVDRQQYRAQLEQIRKQGYATSYEEREPGASAVAAPIFGRSGQLAAALSVSGPVSRLNPEKLEELGPILVEAAREMGYMLP